From Caulobacter segnis, a single genomic window includes:
- a CDS encoding glutathione S-transferase family protein, translating into MTLKLYFAPGSSSLAPLVALEEIDLPYAAHRLDLAAGDQRKPEYLKVNPRGRVPTLVVDGQPVTEVLAILTYLAHRYPHSELLPLADPLKLAKAYEVMSWFASTVHVAFAQIARPERYADDEAVKAALATPGEARFARTLTDIERLAQGPGPWLLGESFSAVDAYALVIWRWAERRQIDTTSYPAWSAKAARAFARPSVVRALRKEAIPVTA; encoded by the coding sequence ATGACCCTGAAGCTCTATTTCGCCCCCGGATCCTCGTCCCTGGCCCCGTTGGTGGCGCTGGAGGAGATCGACCTGCCCTACGCCGCCCATCGCCTGGACCTGGCGGCGGGCGACCAGCGCAAGCCCGAGTACCTGAAGGTCAATCCGCGCGGCCGCGTGCCGACCCTGGTGGTCGACGGCCAGCCGGTGACCGAGGTGCTGGCCATCCTGACCTACCTGGCCCACCGCTACCCGCACAGCGAACTGCTGCCGCTGGCCGACCCGCTGAAGCTGGCCAAGGCCTATGAGGTGATGAGCTGGTTCGCCAGCACGGTGCACGTGGCCTTCGCCCAGATCGCCCGCCCCGAGCGCTACGCTGACGACGAGGCGGTGAAGGCCGCCTTGGCCACGCCCGGCGAGGCCCGCTTCGCCCGCACCTTGACCGACATCGAGCGCCTGGCCCAGGGGCCCGGCCCATGGCTGCTGGGCGAGAGCTTCAGCGCCGTCGACGCCTACGCCCTGGTCATCTGGCGCTGGGCCGAGCGTCGCCAGATCGACACCACCAGCTATCCCGCCTGGAGCGCCAAGGCCGCCCGCGCCTTCGCTCGCCCCTCGGTCGTCCGCGCCCTTCGCAAGGAAGCGATACCCGTCACGGCCTGA
- a CDS encoding flavin reductase family protein yields MAPYDAAPPSPSISTSPVDFKEVLAHLASGVAIVSCWDGDTPRGLLVSSITGLSVEPPRFLFCVRKEAGCHDALLTRSHLGVALLGSTDEDEALRFASSHRAGERFTLERWRRAASAPVYRGGLASAVCEVEQVVDAATHSIFIVTASEVAFAPGPALVSWNRALSRLG; encoded by the coding sequence ATGGCTCCGTACGACGCCGCTCCGCCCTCGCCGTCGATCTCGACATCTCCCGTCGATTTCAAGGAGGTGCTCGCGCACCTGGCGAGCGGCGTCGCCATCGTCTCCTGCTGGGATGGCGATACGCCGCGCGGCTTGCTGGTCAGCTCGATCACCGGCCTGTCGGTCGAGCCGCCGCGCTTTCTGTTCTGCGTCCGCAAGGAAGCCGGCTGCCACGACGCCCTGCTGACCCGCTCTCACCTCGGCGTCGCCCTGCTGGGGTCCACCGACGAGGATGAGGCGCTGCGGTTCGCCAGCAGCCACCGAGCGGGCGAGCGCTTCACGCTCGAACGCTGGCGCCGCGCCGCGAGCGCGCCCGTCTATCGCGGCGGGCTGGCCAGCGCCGTGTGCGAGGTGGAGCAGGTCGTCGACGCCGCCACCCATTCGATCTTCATCGTCACCGCCAGCGAGGTGGCGTTCGCGCCCGGTCCGGCGTTGGTGTCCTGGAACCGGGCGCTCTCCCGTCTGGGTTAG
- a CDS encoding LLM class flavin-dependent oxidoreductase: MSVEFIGFIGTQHASEIHPPTGPAIDVSYVEKTARVHEEGGFDRALVAFHSTGPESQLVVAHAASVTQKLNFMIAHRPGFTQPTLAARQLATLDHFTGGRVAVHIITGGSDEELAKDGDHLTKDERYARTSEYLDIVRAEWTGDKPFDYEGKYYKVDQGFGAVKPLQAPHIPIYFGGSSDAAIPVAGKHADIYALWGETQAQVRETIARVRAAAAKHGRQVRFSLSLRPVIADTEEAAWKRADDIVGRAKALREATGLATAGHRPPNAGSQRLLDAAAEGSRLDKRLWTGVAAVTGAQGNSTGLVGTPEQVAESLLDYYDLGVSTFLIRGFDPVEDAVAYGRDLIPLVRQLVAERDLRLAKAAS, translated from the coding sequence ATGAGCGTCGAATTCATCGGTTTCATCGGCACGCAGCACGCGTCCGAGATTCATCCGCCCACCGGCCCCGCGATCGACGTCTCGTACGTCGAGAAGACCGCGCGCGTGCATGAGGAAGGCGGCTTCGACCGCGCCCTCGTGGCCTTCCACTCGACCGGCCCGGAAAGCCAGTTGGTCGTGGCCCACGCCGCCTCGGTGACCCAAAAGCTGAACTTCATGATCGCCCACCGCCCGGGCTTCACCCAGCCGACCTTGGCCGCTCGCCAGCTGGCGACGCTGGATCACTTCACCGGCGGCCGCGTGGCCGTGCACATCATCACCGGGGGCTCGGACGAGGAACTGGCCAAGGACGGCGATCACCTGACCAAGGACGAGCGCTACGCCCGGACCAGCGAGTATCTGGACATCGTCCGCGCCGAATGGACCGGCGACAAGCCCTTCGACTACGAAGGCAAGTACTACAAGGTCGACCAGGGCTTCGGCGCGGTGAAGCCGCTGCAGGCGCCGCACATCCCGATCTATTTCGGCGGCTCGTCCGACGCGGCGATCCCGGTGGCCGGCAAGCACGCCGACATCTACGCCCTCTGGGGCGAGACCCAGGCCCAGGTGCGCGAGACCATCGCCCGCGTGCGCGCGGCGGCCGCCAAGCACGGTCGCCAGGTGCGGTTCTCGCTGTCGCTGCGCCCCGTGATCGCCGACACCGAGGAGGCCGCCTGGAAGCGCGCCGACGATATCGTCGGCCGCGCTAAGGCCTTGCGCGAGGCCACCGGTCTGGCCACCGCCGGTCACCGCCCGCCCAATGCCGGCTCGCAGCGCCTGCTGGACGCCGCCGCCGAAGGCTCGCGCCTGGACAAGCGCCTGTGGACGGGCGTCGCCGCCGTCACCGGCGCCCAGGGCAACTCCACGGGTTTGGTCGGCACGCCAGAACAGGTCGCCGAGAGCCTGCTGGACTACTACGACTTGGGGGTTTCGACCTTCCTGATCCGGGGCTTCGATCCGGTCGAGGACGCGGTCGCCTATGGTCGCGACCTGATCCCCCTGGTCCGTCAATTGGTCGCCGAACGCGATCTTCGCCTGGCCAAGGCCGCGAGCTGA
- the ilvD gene encoding dihydroxy-acid dehydratase: MPPYRSRTSTHGRNMAGARGLWRATGMKDEDFGKPIIAVANSFTQFVPGHVHLKDLGQLVAREIEAAGGVAKEFNTIAVDDGIAMGHGGMLYSLPSRELIADSVEYMVNAHCADAIVCISNCDKITPGMLMAAMRLNIPVVFVSGGPMEAGKVQVKGAIRALDLVDAMVVAADDKYTDEEVTAIEKAACPTCGSCSGMFTANSMNCLTEALGLSLPGNGSVLATHADREALFKEAGRLIVDLCQRWYEQEDPTALPRGIATRAAFENAMSLDIAMGGSTNTVLHLLAAASEGGVDFGMADIDRLSRRVPCLSKVAPAKADVHMEDVHRAGGVMAILGELERGGLIDASQPTVHATTMAEALARWDIGRTNSAVAAEFFRAAPGGKPTQIAFSQAARWENLDLDREKGVIRSVEHPFSKDGGLAVLFGNLAPEGCIVKTAGVDDSILTFKGTARVFESQETAVSGILGGQVKAGEVVVIRYEGPKGGPGMQEMLYPTTYLKSKGLGAACALITDGRFSGGTSGLSIGHVSPEAGEGGLIALVETGDSILIDIPNRGITLEVSDDILAQRRAAQLARGKDAWKPADRKREVSPALRAYAAMTTNAARGAVRDVSQVERG, from the coding sequence ATGCCTCCCTATCGCTCTCGCACCTCCACCCACGGCCGCAATATGGCGGGCGCCCGGGGCCTCTGGCGCGCCACCGGCATGAAGGACGAGGACTTCGGCAAGCCGATCATCGCGGTGGCCAACAGCTTCACTCAGTTCGTCCCGGGCCACGTGCACCTGAAGGACCTGGGCCAGCTGGTCGCGCGCGAGATCGAGGCCGCCGGGGGCGTGGCCAAGGAATTCAACACCATCGCTGTGGACGACGGCATCGCCATGGGCCACGGCGGCATGCTGTATTCGCTGCCCAGCCGTGAGCTGATCGCCGACAGCGTCGAGTACATGGTCAACGCGCACTGCGCCGACGCCATCGTCTGCATCTCCAATTGCGACAAGATCACCCCTGGCATGCTGATGGCCGCCATGCGGCTCAACATCCCGGTCGTCTTCGTCTCGGGCGGCCCGATGGAGGCTGGCAAGGTGCAGGTGAAGGGCGCGATCCGCGCGCTGGACCTGGTCGACGCCATGGTCGTCGCCGCCGACGACAAGTACACCGACGAGGAAGTGACCGCGATCGAGAAGGCCGCGTGCCCAACCTGCGGCTCGTGCTCAGGGATGTTCACCGCCAATTCGATGAACTGCCTGACCGAGGCCCTGGGTCTGTCGCTGCCGGGCAACGGCTCGGTCCTGGCCACCCACGCCGACCGCGAAGCGCTGTTCAAGGAAGCTGGCCGGCTGATCGTCGACCTCTGCCAGCGCTGGTACGAGCAGGAAGACCCGACGGCCCTGCCGCGCGGCATCGCCACCCGGGCGGCGTTCGAGAACGCCATGAGCCTGGACATCGCCATGGGCGGCTCGACCAATACGGTGCTGCACCTGCTGGCCGCCGCCAGCGAGGGCGGGGTCGACTTCGGCATGGCCGACATCGACCGCCTGTCGCGCCGCGTGCCGTGTCTGTCCAAGGTCGCTCCGGCCAAGGCCGATGTGCACATGGAAGACGTCCACCGCGCCGGCGGGGTGATGGCCATCCTGGGTGAGCTGGAACGCGGCGGCCTGATCGACGCCAGCCAGCCGACCGTCCACGCGACGACGATGGCGGAAGCTTTGGCCCGCTGGGACATAGGCCGGACCAACAGCGCTGTCGCTGCTGAATTTTTCCGCGCCGCGCCGGGCGGCAAGCCGACCCAGATCGCCTTCAGCCAGGCCGCCCGCTGGGAGAACCTGGACCTGGACCGCGAGAAAGGCGTCATCCGTTCGGTCGAGCACCCCTTCTCGAAGGACGGCGGCCTGGCCGTGCTGTTCGGCAATCTGGCCCCCGAGGGCTGCATCGTGAAGACGGCCGGGGTCGACGACTCGATCCTGACCTTCAAGGGAACGGCGCGGGTGTTCGAGAGCCAGGAGACCGCCGTCAGCGGCATCCTGGGCGGCCAGGTCAAGGCCGGCGAGGTCGTGGTCATCCGCTACGAAGGCCCCAAGGGCGGACCGGGCATGCAGGAGATGCTGTACCCGACCACCTATCTGAAATCGAAGGGCCTGGGCGCGGCCTGCGCACTGATCACCGACGGTCGCTTCTCGGGGGGCACCTCGGGCCTCTCGATCGGCCACGTCTCGCCGGAAGCCGGCGAGGGCGGTCTGATCGCCCTGGTCGAGACCGGCGACTCCATCCTGATCGACATTCCCAACCGGGGTATCACCCTGGAGGTTTCGGACGACATCCTGGCTCAACGCCGCGCCGCTCAGTTGGCGCGCGGCAAGGACGCCTGGAAGCCCGCCGATCGCAAGCGCGAGGTCAGCCCGGCGCTGCGCGCCTACGCCGCCATGACCACCAACGCCGCGCGCGGCGCGGTGCGGGACGTGTCGCAGGTCGAGCGGGGCTAA
- a CDS encoding 3-keto-disaccharide hydrolase — protein sequence MTTSTVRTRRLVAGLLASGLALCVGLAASAQEPKAPEPKAGPWRSLFDGKTLNGWTPKVAKHPAGENYRDTFVVDHGAIRVSYAGYDKMNGQFGHLFYKTPFKAYRLRLTYRFLTEGGLPDTPAWARSNSGIMFASQSPESMTVDQSFPVSVEFQLLGKEGDAPRPTGAVCTPGVTITIDGAKVKEHCTPPANAPTVPNGTWVKAELDVLPNGEITQKINGVTVHHYADVTLDPEDTVADGAKPYILARGAQPVTEGYIALQSEGHPIEFKDIEIQELTAR from the coding sequence ATGACCACATCGACCGTTCGGACTCGCCGCCTCGTCGCCGGATTGCTGGCCAGCGGCCTGGCGCTGTGCGTGGGCCTCGCCGCCAGCGCCCAGGAACCCAAGGCGCCAGAACCCAAGGCCGGGCCGTGGCGCTCCTTGTTCGACGGCAAGACCCTGAATGGCTGGACGCCAAAGGTCGCCAAGCATCCCGCCGGCGAGAACTACCGCGACACCTTCGTGGTCGACCACGGCGCGATCCGGGTCTCCTACGCCGGATACGACAAGATGAACGGCCAGTTCGGGCATCTGTTCTACAAGACCCCGTTCAAGGCCTACCGCCTGCGCCTGACCTACCGCTTCCTCACCGAAGGCGGCCTGCCTGACACGCCGGCGTGGGCGCGCAGCAACAGCGGCATCATGTTCGCCAGCCAGAGCCCCGAGAGCATGACGGTCGATCAGTCGTTCCCGGTCTCGGTCGAGTTCCAATTGCTGGGCAAGGAGGGCGACGCGCCTCGTCCCACCGGCGCGGTCTGCACGCCCGGCGTCACGATCACCATCGACGGCGCCAAGGTCAAAGAGCACTGCACCCCGCCGGCGAACGCGCCCACGGTTCCCAACGGGACCTGGGTCAAGGCCGAGTTGGATGTGCTGCCGAACGGCGAAATCACGCAAAAGATCAATGGCGTGACCGTCCACCACTATGCGGACGTGACTCTGGATCCAGAAGACACCGTGGCGGACGGCGCCAAGCCCTACATTCTGGCGCGGGGCGCTCAGCCGGTGACCGAGGGCTACATCGCCCTGCAGAGCGAAGGCCATCCGATCGAGTTCAAGGACATCGAGATCCAGGAATTGACGGCGCGCTGA
- a CDS encoding c-type cytochrome → MKFQLTLAAILAGMATSAIAAPPSGQQVFEQRCTVCHSLQPAPGKMGPPLAGVVGRKAGTAPGFAYSNAMKASGITWTPDKLDAFIKAPGKTVPGTKMLLGAPDPEQRAAVIQYLTSLKK, encoded by the coding sequence ATGAAGTTCCAGCTTACGCTCGCTGCCATTCTGGCCGGGATGGCGACCAGCGCCATCGCCGCGCCGCCTTCGGGGCAGCAGGTTTTCGAGCAGCGCTGCACGGTCTGCCATTCGTTGCAGCCCGCGCCGGGCAAGATGGGGCCGCCGCTGGCCGGGGTCGTCGGCCGTAAGGCCGGAACCGCGCCCGGCTTCGCTTACAGCAACGCGATGAAGGCTTCTGGCATTACCTGGACGCCGGACAAGCTGGACGCCTTCATCAAGGCCCCGGGCAAGACCGTACCTGGCACCAAGATGCTACTGGGCGCGCCGGACCCCGAACAGCGCGCCGCGGTGATCCAGTATCTGACCTCGCTGAAGAAGTGA
- a CDS encoding LysR family transcriptional regulator, with amino-acid sequence MDVRQLRHFAAVADTLHFGRAAERLRMTQPPLSQSIMGLERELGAPLFARTKRNVRLTSLGEEWLPRVLDVLAGLNELPIIARGIRDGQTGRLSLSFVSTADYSLLPSLVRRYSQAFPNVEIQLFEATSDVQLPALVNGERHAGIIIPSAEQPLPPSLSYRRLLREPLVAAVPSAWIDTGQIGDAEALSREEVLASPLILFPRQVAPAFHDLVTGYFTALGGRARIVQEAIQMQTIISLVSSGLGIALVPASLRNLARTGVRYVPLAGQAPELETGLAWRGGDIAPPLANFLQLLD; translated from the coding sequence ATGGACGTTCGCCAGCTTCGCCACTTCGCCGCCGTCGCCGACACACTGCACTTCGGGAGGGCGGCCGAACGGCTGCGTATGACCCAGCCGCCGCTCAGCCAGTCGATCATGGGGCTGGAACGTGAACTGGGCGCGCCGCTGTTCGCCCGCACCAAGCGCAATGTTCGCCTGACGTCCCTGGGCGAGGAATGGTTGCCGCGTGTGCTGGACGTCCTCGCCGGTCTGAACGAGCTGCCAATCATCGCGCGCGGCATCCGCGACGGCCAGACCGGGCGGCTGTCGCTGTCGTTCGTCAGCACGGCCGATTACAGCCTCCTCCCGTCATTGGTGCGGCGCTATTCCCAGGCCTTTCCGAACGTCGAGATCCAGCTGTTCGAGGCCACCAGCGACGTGCAGCTGCCGGCCCTGGTGAACGGTGAACGGCATGCGGGCATCATCATCCCGTCGGCGGAACAGCCCTTGCCGCCGTCGCTGAGCTACCGCCGCCTGCTGCGCGAGCCACTGGTCGCCGCCGTGCCCAGCGCCTGGATCGACACCGGGCAGATCGGGGACGCCGAGGCGCTGTCGCGCGAAGAGGTGCTGGCCTCGCCCCTGATCCTGTTTCCCCGGCAGGTGGCGCCGGCCTTCCACGACCTGGTCACTGGCTATTTCACCGCCCTGGGCGGACGGGCGCGCATCGTCCAGGAGGCCATTCAGATGCAGACGATCATCAGCCTAGTGTCCAGCGGCCTGGGCATAGCCCTGGTGCCGGCGTCGCTGCGCAACCTGGCGCGCACGGGTGTGCGCTACGTCCCGCTGGCCGGCCAGGCGCCAGAGCTGGAGACCGGCCTAGCCTGGCGCGGCGGCGACATCGCCCCGCCGCTGGCCAATTTCCTGCAGCTGCTGGACTAG
- a CDS encoding gluconate 2-dehydrogenase subunit 3 family protein, translating into MLNRRDAIRGLALAVGVGASGWAERALAAAGPAPALTWTPTALTQDQARLLDVVAELIIPATDTPGARAAGVPQFIDRAVGDYYEKGQVEQLLGGFARMDADARAAHGDVFVALAPEHQVALLTAYDQEAGVARGQNQSHFFTALEDMVTVGYFTSEAGATEALKYDPVPGAYHGCVPLAEVGRAWATR; encoded by the coding sequence ATGCTGAATCGACGCGACGCGATCCGCGGCCTGGCTCTGGCGGTCGGGGTGGGGGCCTCCGGATGGGCCGAGCGCGCCCTGGCCGCCGCCGGGCCGGCCCCGGCGCTGACCTGGACGCCCACCGCCCTGACGCAGGACCAGGCGCGCCTGTTGGACGTGGTCGCCGAGCTGATCATCCCCGCGACGGACACCCCGGGCGCCCGCGCGGCTGGCGTGCCGCAGTTCATCGACCGCGCCGTGGGCGACTATTACGAAAAGGGCCAGGTGGAGCAGCTGCTGGGCGGATTCGCGCGCATGGACGCCGACGCGCGCGCGGCCCACGGCGATGTCTTCGTCGCGCTCGCGCCCGAGCATCAGGTCGCGCTGCTGACGGCCTATGACCAAGAGGCCGGGGTCGCGCGCGGCCAGAACCAGTCGCACTTCTTCACGGCGCTGGAGGACATGGTGACGGTCGGTTACTTCACCTCCGAGGCCGGCGCGACCGAGGCGCTGAAGTACGATCCCGTCCCTGGCGCCTATCATGGCTGCGTGCCCTTGGCCGAAGTCGGGCGGGCCTGGGCGACCCGCTAG
- a CDS encoding sugar phosphate isomerase/epimerase family protein, translating into MKTLKGPAIFLAQFIGSEPPFDKLETMAKWVADLGYVGVQMPTGGADSFFDLALAAESQTYCDDIAGLLAGHGLQITELSTHLQGQLVAVHPAYDELFDGFAPPELRGKPKERQEWAVGQVKAAAVASRRLGLKAHATFSGALAWPYFYPWPQRPAGLVEEAFAELGRRWKPILDVFENEGVDCCYEIHPGEDLHDGATFERFLDEVGGHARANILYDPSHFVLQQLDYLAYIDRYHERIKAFHVKDAEFRPTAQSGVYGGYQGWVDRPGRFRSLGDGQVDFKAIFSKLAQYDYDGWAVLEWECALKHPEQGAAEGAPFIRDHIIRVTDKAFDDFAGSAPDAGRNRRLLGL; encoded by the coding sequence ATGAAGACGCTCAAGGGACCAGCCATCTTCCTGGCCCAGTTCATCGGTAGCGAGCCGCCGTTCGACAAGCTGGAGACCATGGCCAAGTGGGTCGCGGACCTCGGCTATGTCGGCGTGCAGATGCCGACCGGCGGCGCGGACTCGTTCTTCGACTTGGCCCTGGCGGCCGAAAGCCAGACCTATTGCGACGACATCGCTGGATTGCTGGCCGGTCACGGCCTGCAGATCACCGAGCTGTCGACCCACCTGCAAGGCCAGCTGGTCGCCGTGCATCCGGCCTATGACGAACTGTTCGACGGCTTCGCGCCGCCCGAGCTGCGCGGCAAGCCCAAGGAACGCCAGGAATGGGCCGTCGGTCAGGTCAAGGCCGCCGCCGTCGCCAGCCGGCGTCTGGGTCTGAAGGCGCACGCCACCTTCTCGGGCGCCCTGGCCTGGCCGTACTTCTACCCCTGGCCGCAGCGGCCGGCCGGTCTGGTCGAGGAAGCCTTCGCTGAGCTGGGGCGTCGCTGGAAGCCGATCCTGGACGTCTTCGAGAACGAGGGCGTCGACTGCTGCTATGAGATCCATCCCGGCGAGGATCTGCACGACGGCGCGACCTTCGAGCGATTTCTGGACGAGGTCGGCGGCCACGCGCGCGCCAACATCCTGTACGACCCCAGCCACTTCGTCCTGCAGCAGCTGGATTATCTGGCCTACATCGATCGTTACCACGAGCGCATCAAGGCCTTCCACGTCAAGGACGCCGAGTTCCGCCCCACGGCCCAGTCGGGCGTCTATGGCGGCTACCAGGGCTGGGTCGATCGGCCAGGCCGCTTCCGCTCGCTGGGCGACGGCCAGGTGGACTTCAAGGCGATCTTCTCCAAGCTGGCCCAATATGACTACGACGGCTGGGCGGTGCTGGAGTGGGAGTGCGCCCTCAAGCACCCGGAGCAGGGCGCTGCTGAAGGGGCGCCGTTTATCCGCGACCACATCATTCGCGTGACGGACAAGGCGTTCGACGATTTCGCCGGCAGCGCGCCGGACGCTGGCCGCAATCGTCGGCTATTGGGCCTGTAG
- a CDS encoding GMC oxidoreductase produces the protein MANLNGRARRKNTYDAIVVGSGITGGMAAKELTQKGLKVLVLERGRMVRHLEDYPTAVLDPWQTKYPQGQLPQAELAAHYPVQRRTNYTMTEYTQHFFVRDDENPYSEENRFDWIRGYHVGGRSLTWGRQSYRHSPIDFEANGREGIGVDWPIRYEDLAPWYEHVERFIGVSGQHEGLAHFPDGHYQPPMEMNCVEKAFKAKSEARFPERRVSIGRAAHLTEPTEEQLSLGRTKCQFRNMCIRGCPFGGYYSSNSGGLVAAERTGNLVIRPNSIVTELIYDEKAGKATGVRILDAETKKDEEFHADVIFLCASAFNSTWIMMNSTSSRFPNGFGNASDQLGRNVMDHHLGVGASGEAPEFADMYYSGRRPNGIYVPRFRNLGDAATKRSDYLRGFGYQGGASRAGWDRDLGNRAQGAKGFGAGRKGALTQPGPWTMGLGGFGEILPYEDNRITLNREMKDAFGLPTLTFNVTIRENEIAMRRDMQTAAAEMLEAAGFKNVQGRDSGYAPGLGIHEMGTARMGRDPKTSVLNAHNQVHECKNVYVTDGAAMTSASCVNPSLTYMALTARAADHAVQARKRGDL, from the coding sequence ATGGCCAATCTGAACGGCCGAGCGCGTCGGAAGAACACGTACGACGCTATCGTGGTGGGCAGCGGTATCACCGGCGGCATGGCCGCCAAGGAGCTGACCCAGAAGGGGCTGAAGGTCCTGGTGCTGGAGCGGGGGCGCATGGTCCGCCACCTCGAGGACTATCCGACCGCTGTCCTTGATCCCTGGCAGACCAAGTATCCTCAGGGGCAGTTGCCGCAGGCCGAACTGGCCGCGCACTATCCGGTGCAGCGTCGCACCAACTACACGATGACGGAGTACACTCAGCACTTCTTCGTCCGTGACGACGAAAACCCGTATTCCGAGGAAAACCGCTTCGACTGGATTCGCGGCTATCACGTCGGCGGCCGGTCGCTGACCTGGGGGCGGCAGAGCTATCGTCATAGCCCGATCGATTTCGAGGCCAACGGCCGCGAAGGGATCGGGGTTGACTGGCCTATCCGCTACGAGGACCTGGCCCCCTGGTACGAACATGTCGAGCGCTTCATCGGCGTTTCCGGCCAGCATGAGGGCTTGGCCCATTTTCCCGACGGCCACTACCAGCCGCCGATGGAGATGAACTGTGTCGAAAAGGCGTTCAAGGCCAAGTCCGAGGCGCGGTTCCCTGAGCGCCGAGTCTCGATCGGCCGTGCGGCGCACCTGACCGAGCCGACCGAGGAGCAACTGAGCCTGGGCCGCACCAAGTGCCAGTTCCGCAACATGTGCATTCGAGGCTGCCCGTTTGGCGGCTATTACAGCTCCAACTCCGGCGGCCTGGTGGCGGCCGAGCGCACCGGCAATCTGGTGATCCGCCCCAACTCGATCGTCACCGAGCTGATCTATGACGAGAAGGCCGGCAAGGCGACCGGGGTGCGGATCCTGGACGCCGAGACGAAGAAGGACGAGGAGTTCCACGCCGACGTCATCTTCCTGTGCGCCTCGGCCTTCAACTCGACCTGGATCATGATGAACTCGACCAGTTCGCGGTTCCCCAATGGTTTCGGCAACGCCAGCGACCAGCTGGGCCGCAATGTCATGGACCACCACCTGGGCGTCGGGGCCAGCGGCGAGGCGCCCGAGTTCGCCGACATGTATTATTCTGGTCGCCGTCCGAACGGCATCTACGTGCCGCGCTTTCGCAACCTCGGCGACGCGGCGACCAAGCGCAGCGACTACCTGCGTGGCTTCGGCTATCAGGGCGGCGCCTCTCGCGCGGGCTGGGATCGGGACCTGGGCAACCGCGCCCAGGGCGCCAAGGGCTTCGGCGCGGGACGCAAGGGCGCGCTCACCCAGCCCGGTCCGTGGACCATGGGCCTGGGCGGTTTCGGCGAGATTCTTCCCTACGAGGACAACCGCATCACCCTGAACCGCGAGATGAAGGACGCCTTCGGTCTGCCGACCCTGACGTTCAATGTCACCATCCGCGAGAACGAGATCGCCATGCGGCGCGACATGCAGACCGCGGCGGCCGAGATGCTGGAAGCCGCGGGCTTCAAGAACGTCCAGGGCAGGGACAGCGGCTACGCGCCGGGCCTAGGCATCCACGAGATGGGCACCGCCCGTATGGGGCGCGATCCCAAGACCTCGGTGCTGAACGCGCACAACCAGGTTCACGAGTGCAAGAACGTCTATGTCACCGATGGCGCGGCAATGACCTCGGCGTCGTGCGTGAACCCGTCCCTGACATATATGGCGCTGACGGCGCGGGCCGCCGATCATGCGGTCCAGGCCCGCAAGCGGGGAGACCTGTGA